ACAGTGGGCTTCACCCTCGTTCCGTTGTCCCCTCGTGTGGACAACGGGCACGTGGGAGCGCGCGGGCAACGCCAGCGTCAATATCAACATGCGTACCTGCTTGAGCCGACCTTCGCGCCGCTGTCCCAGGCCGAGGTGCTGGAGCGGCACCTGGGCAGTCCGTAGGAGGGCGCCGGCCTGGGAGTGTGGGTGCCTTCCCTGGCCGGCGTGCTTCACTTGTGGAGAAATGCGGAGGGCGTTAGATCCGCGGGCCTTTCAGGCCCTCCTCTTTCAGGACGCATCTTCCATGTCGACCGTCGCGTCGTCCGCTCCTCAGTCCGCAGTGACCTCCAAGCCGTGGATGCTCTGGCTGGGACGTATTTTCTCGGGACTCGTCGCGGCCCTGCTCACCCTGAGCGCCGTGCAGAAGCTGAACCCGTCGCCCGAGGCGCTCCAGGGCTTCCAGACGTTCGGCTATTCCGCGGAGGTGTTGCTCCCCATCGGTGTCGTCGAGCTCCTGTGTGTCCTCGTCTACCTGGTGCCGAGGACCTCCGTGCTGGGCGCCATCCTCATCACTGGCTACCTGGGCGGGGCCACCGCGACGCACGTGCGAGTGTCGGACGCGTTCATCGTGCCCATCCTCCTGGGCGTGGTCGCCTGGGCCGGGCTCTTCTTGCGCGACGCGCGCATCCGGGACCTGCTGCCCCTGCGCCGCTGAGAGGTTGAACCGCAAACCTCATGGCCGCGTGCTCAGCGTCGCGCGTCCATGAGCATGGACCACAGCGTGTCGTCGAAGTCCGAGAGGGCCTCCGCGCTCCGTTCCCCTGCCTGGGGCCCCAACCGCGTCACCACGAGCCCGAGCGAGGGCACCACGTAGACCTTCTGGTCATCCTTGCCGAGCCCCGCGTACAGGTCCGGCGGTGCGCTGGGGAGGAGGGCGCCTTCGAGGCGCGCGTGGCCCGGGGGCACCAGGGCGAAGTCCTGTCCATTGAGCCAGAAGAGATGGCCATACGCGGGATTGAGTGTCTGGGAAGGCCGCGTCGCCAACGCGAGCTGGGCCGCCGGAGCGACCTGCGTGCCGTTCCAGCGCCCCTGGGCCTGCATCAACAAACCGAAGCGCGCCAGGTCCTTCGCGCTCATGTTGAGGCCCCAGAGTGGCAGGCCCTTGCTGTCCAGGTCCGTGCGTGCGTACCAGGCGCTGTTCACCGCGCCCAGGGGTTGGAAGAGCCAGGCGTTGGAGAGTTCCTGGATGCCCATGCCCGTGCGCCGCTCGAGCACGTGGCGCAGCCGGTGGTAGGCGTCGTTGTTGTAAAGCCAGACAGCGCCAGGCTCGGCCATCCGGGTGAGCGTGGGCGTCAGGCCGCTCGACATGGTCAGCAGGTGCCGCACGGTGATGCGGGCCTCGGCCGCGGCGTTGGCGTTCGACCAGCCCGTGCCCAGGACCTCCGAGACGGCTTCGTCGAGCGTGAGCAATTGCTTCTGCACGGCGATTCCGACCAGGACCGCGATGACGCTCTTCTGCGCGGAGGCGATGTCCCGTCGCAGATTCAGGCCAAAGCCCCAGTAGCGCTCGGCGAGGATGCGTCCGTCTTGCAGGATGACGAACGCGCGGGTGTCTCGCGAGCCCACGAAGTCGATGACGGCGTTCAGCTTCGCCGCGTCCCAGCCCGCGCTGGCCGGGTCCACCCTGAGCCAGCTCGCGTCGTTCTGGGGGAAGACCAGGGCCGTGGATTCGGGGGCGCCCGCGTCGGGTTCTTCCGTGCCTGCGTCGGGCTGGGCGTCTCCTCCGGCGTCGGGGGCCTCCACGCCCGAGTCCGGCGCCGAATCCATGTCGTCGGTGGACGTGTCCGGCGAGCACGCACAAAGGACGCAGGCCGCGAGGGCGAGGAGGAGGCTCGGTTTC
This genomic window from Myxococcus hansupus contains:
- a CDS encoding DoxX family protein; the encoded protein is MSTVASSAPQSAVTSKPWMLWLGRIFSGLVAALLTLSAVQKLNPSPEALQGFQTFGYSAEVLLPIGVVELLCVLVYLVPRTSVLGAILITGYLGGATATHVRVSDAFIVPILLGVVAWAGLFLRDARIRDLLPLRR
- a CDS encoding serine hydrolase domain-containing protein — translated: MKPSLLLALAACVLCACSPDTSTDDMDSAPDSGVEAPDAGGDAQPDAGTEEPDAGAPESTALVFPQNDASWLRVDPASAGWDAAKLNAVIDFVGSRDTRAFVILQDGRILAERYWGFGLNLRRDIASAQKSVIAVLVGIAVQKQLLTLDEAVSEVLGTGWSNANAAAEARITVRHLLTMSSGLTPTLTRMAEPGAVWLYNNDAYHRLRHVLERRTGMGIQELSNAWLFQPLGAVNSAWYARTDLDSKGLPLWGLNMSAKDLARFGLLMQAQGRWNGTQVAPAAQLALATRPSQTLNPAYGHLFWLNGQDFALVPPGHARLEGALLPSAPPDLYAGLGKDDQKVYVVPSLGLVVTRLGPQAGERSAEALSDFDDTLWSMLMDARR